The following coding sequences are from one Methanomassiliicoccales archaeon window:
- the gvpD gene encoding gas vesicle protein GvpD P-loop domain-containing protein → MEKDLTSKLPSEITRFLENPGGHSLIVRGNAGTGKTTFALQVAEEFGDRQGAHYLSTRVSDTSLLIQFPWLEGRLLQKGDQNPPIRKRSGLGKLKGVNSEEMLSSRKEMSISIGRTMPDLERMYDLVEKAEGERQMIVVDSIDALADRYDMTCREVMIALQRDLVEGHGANLIFVLESNDHMLDYLGDGVVEFSRVEHDRRLVREMDLMKLRGCEVQQPLYLFSLKGGRFRCFGSHWDLGCHMGNNWTRVDDSKENLSYGIKDLDAMTGGLAPGSLVLIEMGEEIPPMISDLLERSLVSNFATAGRGVLWVPLRKASGSNARASLGKAVTDDQMERSVRVVEPTSQLDLDSGRYVLPVEGREVANDLKWKNLVYSFNKAEEPFLSIMGLDSLESIYGGDVMQGLVDHLASIKKNGGAFVGMTSPTCRSTTRLADLATVHVRAEMIGGTVILYGRKPFTECYALTLEERPQGGCVSLTPLV, encoded by the coding sequence ATGGAAAAGGATCTCACGTCTAAATTACCTTCAGAGATAACGCGCTTCCTGGAAAATCCGGGAGGGCATTCGCTCATAGTTCGAGGTAACGCTGGAACCGGAAAGACCACCTTCGCCCTTCAAGTGGCCGAGGAGTTCGGTGACCGACAGGGTGCTCATTACCTTTCCACCAGGGTCTCCGACACCTCCCTTTTGATCCAATTCCCCTGGCTAGAGGGACGGCTCCTACAAAAGGGCGACCAGAACCCGCCCATCAGAAAACGTTCCGGACTTGGAAAATTGAAGGGCGTGAACTCGGAAGAAATGCTATCCTCGCGCAAGGAGATGAGCATATCCATCGGCCGGACCATGCCCGATCTGGAGCGAATGTACGACCTGGTCGAGAAGGCCGAGGGCGAACGGCAGATGATAGTCGTCGACAGCATCGACGCTCTGGCAGATCGCTACGATATGACCTGTCGTGAGGTGATGATCGCCCTGCAACGCGACCTAGTGGAGGGGCATGGCGCCAACCTCATTTTCGTATTGGAAAGCAACGACCACATGCTGGATTACCTCGGGGACGGAGTGGTGGAGTTCAGCCGTGTCGAGCACGATCGCCGTCTTGTACGGGAGATGGACCTGATGAAGCTGAGAGGGTGCGAGGTGCAACAGCCGCTGTACCTTTTTAGCCTTAAAGGGGGGCGATTCCGCTGTTTCGGGTCGCATTGGGACCTGGGCTGTCATATGGGCAATAATTGGACCAGGGTGGACGACTCCAAAGAGAACCTGTCATACGGCATCAAGGACCTGGACGCCATGACCGGGGGCTTGGCACCGGGGTCGTTGGTCCTGATCGAGATGGGAGAGGAGATACCCCCAATGATCAGCGACCTGCTGGAACGTTCATTGGTATCCAACTTCGCCACCGCCGGCAGGGGTGTGCTTTGGGTACCATTGCGCAAGGCGAGCGGGTCAAATGCCCGGGCTTCGCTGGGAAAAGCCGTGACGGATGATCAGATGGAGCGTTCGGTTCGAGTGGTCGAGCCGACATCCCAGTTGGACCTGGACAGCGGACGTTACGTCCTTCCGGTGGAAGGACGCGAGGTGGCCAACGATCTGAAATGGAAGAATCTCGTCTACAGTTTCAACAAGGCCGAGGAACCCTTCCTCTCGATCATGGGCCTCGATTCCTTGGAATCGATCTACGGCGGTGATGTCATGCAGGGGCTAGTGGACCATTTGGCGTCCATAAAGAAGAACGGGGGGGCCTTCGTCGGGATGACCTCGCCCACCTGCCGTTCCACGACCAGATTGGCCGATCTGGCGACGGTTCATGTCCGGGCCGAGATGATCGGGGGTACTGTGATATTGTACGGTCGTAAGCCCTTCACCGAATGCTATGCACTGACATTAGAGGAAAGACCCCAGGGAGGGTGCGTATCC
- the glmU gene encoding bifunctional sugar-1-phosphate nucleotidylyltransferase/acetyltransferase, with protein sequence MKAVILAAGEGTRLRPFTVSRPKVMIPIGNRPILEYVVRALAANGITDIVLVVGYMKERIMSFFGNGSRFGVKISYAIQEKQLGTAHAALAVRQHIKEEFIMVAGDNIIDAQVITDLLKHKGGMSLLVTSSEMPSKYGVVQIEAGRVVDIIEKPEKGVGNIINTGIYRFPPEIFDYLAQGVMTGKSGITHVLHSCISKLNLEVVRSTGRWMDAVYPWDLIRLNEYAFNLTGQVTSGTIEAGVTLRGPVFIGAGTRVRAGSYIEGPVAIGEGCEIGPYATIFPTSSIGNGVHVAPFTAIYNSIIMNNVSIGSHSHISRAVIDDGCRIGTGFSASSGLAQVRVEEEFFKVEKAGSMIGEFTKVGPKAVLSAGTIVGANSRIGDGARASGTLEDRSIVV encoded by the coding sequence ATGAAAGCTGTCATTCTGGCCGCTGGAGAGGGTACTAGGCTCCGCCCCTTCACCGTATCCCGACCCAAGGTCATGATACCCATAGGCAACCGTCCTATCCTGGAGTATGTCGTCAGGGCGCTGGCGGCCAACGGTATCACCGATATCGTGCTGGTCGTCGGATACATGAAAGAAAGGATCATGTCCTTCTTCGGTAACGGTTCCCGCTTCGGGGTGAAAATTTCATATGCCATTCAGGAGAAGCAGTTGGGCACCGCCCATGCCGCCTTAGCGGTTCGGCAGCACATCAAGGAGGAGTTCATCATGGTGGCCGGGGACAACATAATCGATGCCCAGGTCATCACCGACCTCCTGAAGCATAAGGGGGGAATGTCCCTGCTGGTCACCAGTTCCGAGATGCCCTCGAAGTACGGAGTAGTGCAGATCGAGGCCGGAAGGGTGGTCGATATCATCGAGAAGCCTGAGAAGGGTGTGGGCAACATCATCAACACCGGCATCTACCGTTTCCCGCCAGAGATCTTCGATTATCTCGCCCAGGGGGTCATGACGGGTAAATCCGGCATCACCCATGTTCTGCACAGCTGCATATCCAAATTGAACCTGGAAGTGGTGCGCTCCACCGGTAGATGGATGGACGCCGTTTACCCGTGGGACCTCATACGCTTGAACGAGTATGCCTTCAATCTAACGGGACAGGTGACATCGGGCACCATAGAGGCCGGGGTGACCTTGCGCGGTCCGGTGTTCATTGGCGCTGGGACAAGAGTGCGAGCCGGTTCCTACATAGAAGGACCGGTGGCCATCGGAGAAGGCTGCGAGATAGGACCTTACGCCACCATATTCCCGACCAGCAGCATTGGGAACGGAGTGCATGTGGCTCCTTTCACCGCCATTTACAATTCCATCATCATGAACAATGTCTCCATAGGTTCGCACTCCCACATCTCTCGGGCGGTCATCGACGACGGATGCCGCATCGGTACCGGGTTCTCCGCATCATCCGGTCTGGCCCAGGTGAGGGTCGAGGAGGAGTTCTTCAAGGTGGAGAAGGCCGGAAGCATGATCGGCGAGTTCACCAAGGTCGGCCCCAAGGCGGTGCTTTCCGCTGGGACCATCGTAGGTGCGAACTCCCGAATAGGGGACGGGGCCAGGGCGAGCGGCACGTTGGAAGACAGGAGCATAGTGGTCTGA